The Seriola aureovittata isolate HTS-2021-v1 ecotype China chromosome 8, ASM2101889v1, whole genome shotgun sequence genome contains the following window.
tcattttcatcatcactgaatAGAAATTAACCACAAagagatcaaataaaatatgaacataaaCATAGCCtataaaaggaaaatgaaaccACATTACTCAcattgaaacataaaaataaatcatattcttCCTCCTATGTGCCTTTCAGTAGACCTGTACAGAAAAACTTTGAAAACTTAAGATACTAcatatgaatttaaaaaatgcattaaaggtcacaCCATTAGGCTGGCAATTACTTAACAATAGTCTTCATTTCCACTTCACGACAGAACAACTCCAAGTGAAAGTTAGTGTTTAGCGTTTCTTTTTGGCAAGAGTTATAGTACAGCTTGATAaaacttcttttctttgtgaagTTTTCTCCACATATCACAGATGGTCAACTTAAAACCCccacaacagacaacagaccCACCTACACGAAGCAGCATCCTGCTGACTAAAGCTAATATTTAGAGAAGCACAGAAAACAGGAGTAAAGAAACCATGCTAAATATGACAATCTAGAAAGACAAATTCACATAATAAAGCAGcttcaacaaaagaaaaacatattacCAGACAAAtaccagaaaataaaaaaaataaaggaaaataaaggcAGTAATCTAAAGCTGAGACAAATAAGTACCAAGCAGAAATATACTCTATCTCACTTTTATGAGTTTATTGGGTTACATTTATGTAAATACCATGCTATATATGCAGCTGTTTCATTTGAGATACAAGCACAAACTGGTTATCACACAGTGCTTTATGCTGGCAagcaaaaaaatctattttaatgATGTGATACATTAAAAGAGAATATATATCTGATGAGCTCCTGTATGAGCTGGCAGGTGTTGacagaacaaacaaatgagTTCACGTTGTCGTGTTCTTGTTCGCAGACATACAGGTATGTCTGTTTAGTGTCCTTTGTAGTGGTGGAAGATTTGAGAATAACTTACTTTAACTGAAGTAAAAGCTCCTGTACCAAAGTATAAAAATGCTCTATTACTAAGTAAAAGTTTCTGCATTCAATTTAAAGTACGTATTAATAgcaaaagtatcaaaagtaaaagtactcaatATACAAAATAGCACCATTAAGAATTACATCTATCATACatattattagatttttataaCTCATGCATTAAGCAGCATTTAAATACTTTCAGGGTGAGCAAAATTTGAACTATTGTATCTTACAATGCATCATACTTTATAAGATAATcatatgttgtgtttgtaaGATCTTAATATGTAAAATGAAAGTACAGTACTACATTGGcaagaaaaaataagtgaaCTGTTTGGAATGACCaccatttatgtataaatttcTCCTAAAACATGGTCACATCCTCATCCcaaatgtgaacaaacacaatctattttaacaTAACACACAGGTTATTGTATTATTCTTGTCCATACTGAtaacacattcaaacattcGCAGTTTAGGCTGGAAAAAGTATATGCACCTCTCGGCTAATGGCATTAACAGAAGCTAATTGGAGTCGAGATTTATCAAACCAGGAGTCCAATCAATGAACAAGactggaagtgtgtgtgttagagctaccttgacttaaaaaaaaatacatattttgagTTTGATATTAACAAGAGACATCTGATGATGTGAAAAACACCTTGCAAAAGAGAGATCCAAGAACACTTACTATAAAGAATTGTTGATTTGGATAAAACTGAAAGGATTacaaagtcatctcaaagagcTTAGATATTCAACAGTCCGGTTACATAAACTGTCTTAATGGAGACTAGTTAGTTTTGTCACCACTCTCCCTTGAAGTGGGGTAATTGAGAACTGAGTAACAGTAAGagctaaaggcttaaaggaaCATTGGAGCTGGTTAATATCTCGATGATGAGTCTACTataaacaaaaagtcatagtacatgGCTGCATTGAGCATGATGTCCTGCCATGAACACCATGCTCTCCAAAAAAACTTCACATACATATctgaagtttgccaaagagcagCTTAACACTCCACAACACTActgggaaatgtttttattgaccGATGAGACTAGGGTCGAATTATTTGGTGTAAAGCGCACTGCACactaacatgaaaacatcatcccaaaggtgaagTAGGGTGCAGGGAGCATCATGACGTGGAGCTTTGCTGTCCCTGGGCCTGGACAGCTCAACATCACTGAAGCGAAAATtaattcccaagtttatcaagTTATCTTACAGGatgtcagggtggctgtccacctgctgaagctaaGGCAGTTCTATACGAAAAATGGTccaaaattcctcctgaacattgtgcattgtgatcagcagctactggaagagctcGTCTGAGCTGCCACCCAGTTATCAAATCCAAGAGTTAAGTTACTTTTTCTACCAGTACTGGGATTTTTTAATgggtgtgttcaataaagacacaaaagattataaTTGTTTATGTGATTTCATCTTAGGGACACTGTGTCTACATTTGGGACTTAAATGAAgatcacatcacattttatgaccaattaatgcagaaaacaagCTCTTTCCAAAGCGTTCACATAGTTTTTCTTGCCACTCTAAGTAAATTAAATGTACTTAGTCAGATTCCACCACTGGTCCTTTGCCCTACACTTTTCTAAACAGACCTTATGAATACTGCCTGTATTTAAATACTCAgacacaaatgtttttcataaCCAGCCCATTAGGTAATGGACATAGGCAAATAAATTTGAACTGATACACAGTGCATGTGCAGGATAGGAAAACATGCTAACCATGGCACTTAGTGTAGttaatacaaaacacagaactttttccatttaaaaatttattacttatgaaaaaaaaacaatgttttaaaaacaaattatcaAGAAAATAGTTCCCCCACTGATAAAAAATCCTTTGCCACAAATTGCCCAAACATCTGTACAGTGTTGTCTATAAAATGGGGTGTAATTTACAGAGCAATGAATTTCGTTCTGTAAATATTTCTCTCTGCCCTCTGTTGTTCGTACAAAGCACAAACAAGACAACTAGGAAACAAATTCCAGCTCCTCTGGTACAAATATCTTCTCAACAGAACTCCTCCCTAACGTGAGCCCTGTTTCCTTTCAGACTGAGTCAGACTTTCCTGAAGTGTTACTTCATTTCATGTCCATGAAGCGGATGTCCATGATAAGCAGAGTATGCCTTGGCAGTGGTCTGGGCGCTGGGGATAGCACTTTCATCACCTGTGTTTGCGTGTCTACATAAGTCACCACAATGAAGCCACACACAGGACTCTCCACTATACCCTTTCTAGCACCTTCCTCTCCGTCCTCAGCACTGCTCACACTCAGCACATGATACGTGAGGTCCCTCCCTGGTGTCACAGGCACCAGCTTTAGCTGTGTGTCATCCTGAGACATTCCCAGTGGCAGGCATGAGTCTGGGATGGATGGTGCCCCTATCTTATAGATGCGAACGTCTGAGAAACGCACTTCAAAGGAAAAAGGGTAGAAGGACACCCCACGGAAGCCGTAGAAATACTCGCGGATCTTCTCATCCCGCGCATCCCGCCGGCACTCCTTGGAGCGCTCCACTACACCCCCAGATTTGGGTAGGAGCACAACCCGCACAAAGTGAGGGAGGTCTCGTTTGAGTTCATTGTAGAGCCTCTCATGGTCCAGCACCAGCACAACATCCACTTGAAAAGCAGAGGCACAGTGGACCAGAGCCTGATATCCAGAGCCCTTCACCCAGCCGCAGGTGTTGATGATACAGCCTCCCACGCTGGCCTTCCTGTTCACCTCACAGCGCTGGGAAAACACCTCGGCCAAGCATGACGTCAGCTACAAGTCATGAAAAAAGAGCAGACTAAGTAGGCAGGGAAAAATGACAGTGCAGAACATCTCTGTAATTTCACAGTGGGTTTTCAGCTTCATATTGTTATGTCACAAAATGTCcataattttcttcttctcacctTATTGTAAAGTTTGATGTTGGTCCCTGGGGTAGTAGAGCCAAAGTGATAGACCAAAGGAGCCTGGACTGAGAAACCCTCCTCCACGTCTGCCGGACGCTCAATGCACAGTGCAGACACTGTCCCGGGTACAGACACCTGAAGTAGCAGAATGAGTTCCTTATAACTTATATTGATAAGATCTGTATAATGGATGTTCACTTAAAGCCTGTGGCACTTTTACAAAGCAATAGcagaaaaccaaaactgaaatttaagggtgcaggtgaaaaacaaaaaagacccagaaaattaaacattaacatatatacatatacattaatACTATTGTAAGTAACACAATAAAGCTAGTGCAGTACTGCTGTTTCACATgaacaaaggaaatgaaaaattacTGTGTCCCACTACATCGGTAAAACAaatcttctctctgctgtgttttattctttgtAACCAGTGAGGAGGATGATACATGAATAAATACTCTTATTGGAATTCTGTACTCAGCAATCCACTTCCAAATGTCAAGTGGAAattaagtatgtttttttttaaactttcatcCTCTAGAAATTTGACTGTCATTAGTTATGTTAGGATTGTCAGTTTTGTCCAGAAATCTTTGTCTTATGACATTCATGACAATGGCTTGAAAGCACATAATTGGATGTAAATATTATAGATGATATAAGATAGGCTACTACACCCTTTCTAATTTTCACTGCCATTAAAATGGAGTGAACTAAGAAAGTGTAATGCCTTTGCCATGCTATGGTTCTAAATCTGCTACATCTCTCTTGACCAAAAGGTGGAACATCATAGCTAATCTATAAAACAGATACATTCAATGCAGTAGTTTCCCTCTGCATGAATTTAAGATGATTATTCTCCTTGTTATGATGCAAGACAGTTAAAATATCAGCTGGTGTTATTCTACTAATTTCCATATCTTGGGTTTATGTTGATTATGATAACTCCAATTCATCTTACCCCACTCTGTCCAACATCCAGCTCCACCAGTGTTGGCCTCCTGCCCACCCTTACAGCATAGCTTAATAGAAGCCGGCACACTGTGGACTTCCCCACATCTGCAGGTCCCACCACCATCACCTGAGGGATGATTTATTACTCAGTGTTAATGCAAAATTCTAGGATGAAGAATTTTCTAGGATGTGACAATCTTACATAGAGACCCCTGAAAACAGCAGTTCTTTATCTGAAACCTACCCTTGGCCCCCTCTCATTGTCCCGCTCTGCTTGTTTTCTCATCTGTTCCAGGGCAGCGTGTGTGTTCAGGTAGAGCAGCATGGGAGTGTCCTTGGACACATAAGCCACCTGTGGTGATGAGGGAGGAAAAACTGGTTATTTGAGCCTCTCATTcattaaatgtcaaacacaaGTCCTACCAGGTTAAATGTGATACTATGCTGTATGCCACTggtaaatgaaaatattatggTATTCAGAGCAGAAACCCCCATGGAAACGTTCACGAAATTACATATGCCCTCCTCCAGGTGCTCACCTCTGGTTTCCCATAAAGATTCACACTGCAACCTTGCCAGGTGAAAACTGCAATTTTAGAGCCTGCTCCAAATGTGTACTTCTTGTTGCGGTTCAGCTCTGATCCAAACACCTCAGCCATTCCTGTGAGGAGCTCTAGCTCAACTtgctctgctgcctctcctGCCTCCACCTCAAACCGAAGTTCAGTCTCCTTCTCCAGGTCGAACCTGGTGCTGACCTTCCCAGCTGCTGGAACATCTTCACTCGTCTTTTCCACACCCTCTGTTGCCATGACTGATAAGAGAAAGTCTGGGTTACAAATATCTGACAATAACAGCATACACAAAGGACAAAGTTACATGCACACTGCTGTAAGAACACATTTGAGTAAATTCAATTACAATTAccgtttcatttttttcttctggtttgttcatgttttgttaatgaaataaaaagtactGTAGCACTAACATTTCAAAGAAGGCACATTTTTAGTGTCTGTTGTCTGGatatttactttaaaattaaaataaaataaaacaaggtaAGGACAGGGGTGGCAAAATAAACATAAGGAAAATGTGAATCAAGACAAATATTCAACAGCACCAACTGCTTACAAAGTATTTTAGGAGATGCTGGTAAAAACAACCACCATGCACTGAGTAAATGTgttatgataattttatgataaaagaaaagtaaaagattGATTGATAGAAAATTAAATGGCAACTATCTTGATAATCAATAAACTTTAGTAGTTTTTCAAGCAAgaatgccaaacattttctggtccCAGCTTCTTGAATGTGACGaattgttgcttttctttgatTATATATCTTTGcgttttggactgttggtcgaataaaataaacaattttcaATAGAGCTCCTTGTACTGTGGGGaaatttggcatttttcactatttacattttaaagactaaacaatttgttaattgagaaaatagtCTGCAAATGAACTGATAATAAAGATAAGTTTGTTGCAGCCCTCCATGCATAAACAATactacaacaacacaataaatgtCTCTTGTTGCAATGTCTCAAATACTGCAGTACTTAAAGGGATGCAATTAAAGACCCTTTTCATTgtgtatgaatatatttttctatGAGTAATTACTGACTTTAGAAAAATGATAAGAATATTGACAGATGCGTGGCAAAAAAGGAGGCAAGCATGGTGTGGATCACAAACAATTAATTTACAACATTCTCATATAATACAGTACCTGAGAGTTATAAAAGAAAGTTATAAAAGAAAGTAGCCCTAATTAGTGCATGTTACTGATACATGAGAAGCACAGACTGGGGCTATAAAGAAAGATTACTGATATTTTCAAACAAGTGGACATGTGGCATATGaatgttatattaaaaaattaatGTATGTTTACTTAATCATACCCACAGGCAAAgaaccaaaaatatttaattaatgtaaCCAGGTACCTGCTCTCAACCTACCGGAGACAGTGCGCTCTTGTATAGAGCACTCGCTACAGTAAGTTATTTGTCAGTCACTTGCAGGCAAACACACCAGCAAGCTAGCAGTTAGCAGGCCGTGGCTAACTTAGCCTTACTAATTTCAGCAGCAAAGGCGGAGGGCCTGCCTACAAACGCTCCGAATATCAGTATGAACTACCCCCGTATTGTACAGTACATGTTTATGAGTTTATTGTTTTTAGTATATATTACTTACGTACTAATTCCAAGCCTTATTGTAGAAACAAAGTACGTTCTCAAGTCATGAGGAACCAGTGCCGTGGTAGATCACGTGATGATGAAGTCACGTCCTTAGCAACCATTCGTTAGCAACCAGTTCTTCCATCGTTTACTTCAGttgataagaaaaataatttgaagCTCAAACAACGTTGGAAATAAATTTTAGAAAAAGAATACTATGATTATCCAAAACTACTTTTTTTGCCGTTTCCTGATCTTTTAAGGTGAAAATAGTTTAATCTGACGGTAACACAAATTTGTCGTGATATAGTCACAAGTCTTATCTTGAAGCTTTGATCCCATCGAAATTGGATACACTACGTTATATATTCAGAATGAAATACAGCtttcacatacatatatatatgtgtgtaaagAAGAGTAGGTGTTACACATCTAACGGGATCCAAATAGCTGTGGAACATGTACTATTCTATAGCGAAAAAGTAGCTAAAATATTCATGAAACAGATGATGagattacatttataatatttatatttatatatttaaaataaaacatcacacagtgcagcagcatACACACTGCAATCTACCCAGTCTCCAAAAACTATACAGAATACACTCATCATTACAGTCCCAAGTCTATAAACgcaacattaaaaatgtcttcatcCATTTTTCAAAAGCAATCATATTGAGAGATTCTCTAATAAATGATGGTAAAGTATTTCACTGATGGCCGCCCCAAAGTCACTGTTTTCCGTAGTTCTCAGATTGCGGAAGAGCCTTACCTTATCCCTAGTTTAAGAGCACACCTTCACCAGAAAAAGGTTAACAAATTTAACACCAGTCTCTCCTCCACCATCAACCAGGAGAGGCCAGAATACATTTCCTTAATCTTGTCTGAATGGACATTTCAGGACCAGACAAGTCGCTCGATTTTCGACTATCTGAAGCTTCTGCAAATCCTTCTTATCTGTACTGGACCTTATCACAGGGGAATAGTACAGATGTGTCACAcctaatattttttcattaatacCGAAGAGTTTAATTGCTGTAACCAAGTATTTAGGATTACCCTGAATTTTGTAATGTACTTacttttgtatttatgtatgtttcGAACCAAAATTAATAAATTTGACTTTGACAAATACTAATTTTGTGTGATAGACCAAATACGGTTCTCTCTTGAGGAATTCATTTCTGAGTGAAAATTAAGATATGCATTTAATGTTGTAACTGACTTATCAGAATACATTCATGGTGTATCAATCCAACTCACTACAGCAAAAATTCTCTGAGATGTTGTTGTGGCTCCTCTCCAAACCTCAACAATATAATTCCCAAAACTATAGAAataaagtctaaaaaaaaacaacacaacaattaagaagaaagaaatacttTATTTACCAAACACATATGTAAAAAGCACAGTGACTACTGAGAAAACATAGCAAAATTGTGCGTTTGAGAAATGTGTTGGCTCAGAGAGGCCCCACTAGGTGTCACCATGTACCCAGAGGATGAGCTGCTGGAGCTTGGATCATCAGAGGAGGGACTGAGAGTATCTCCTTGGTCACTCCTCATCATTCTGCTTCCACAGCCACATCTCCTGAACTCTTGGCTGCATGTAAGGCAAGATATTTATTGTTAAActctaaaatataaatattccCAACACACCACTCTTTA
Protein-coding sequences here:
- the clp1 gene encoding polyribonucleotide 5'-hydroxyl-kinase Clp1; the protein is MATEGVEKTSEDVPAAGKVSTRFDLEKETELRFEVEAGEAAEQVELELLTGMAEVFGSELNRNKKYTFGAGSKIAVFTWQGCSVNLYGKPEVAYVSKDTPMLLYLNTHAALEQMRKQAERDNERGPRVMVVGPADVGKSTVCRLLLSYAVRVGRRPTLVELDVGQSGVSVPGTVSALCIERPADVEEGFSVQAPLVYHFGSTTPGTNIKLYNKLTSCLAEVFSQRCEVNRKASVGGCIINTCGWVKGSGYQALVHCASAFQVDVVLVLDHERLYNELKRDLPHFVRVVLLPKSGGVVERSKECRRDARDEKIREYFYGFRGVSFYPFSFEVRFSDVRIYKIGAPSIPDSCLPLGMSQDDTQLKLVPVTPGRDLTYHVLSVSSAEDGEEGARKGIVESPVCGFIVVTYVDTQTQVMKVLSPAPRPLPRHTLLIMDIRFMDMK